The segment GGCTGAAGGGCAAAAACTAGGGAGCACTGCGACAGGAATGCCCGACATGAGTTGGGATCCCCGTTGTACAACGGGGGGCTGTTGGCGTGTGGTTCTGGCTCACTCGCGGCTTCGCGGGGTGGAGAGTGCTGCGATCCTCAAGCGTGGTTGGCTCCTTGGAGTAGCTCGGTGACCTGGAGCTGTAATGCCGCCACTTGCCGATGAAGAGCCTCCATTTCCTGGGCTGCGATGGTGAGCCGAGATGCTTGCTGTCCCAATAGGACCCCCTGCTGCTGGAACGCCGAAAGCAGTGGATCTGGTCCCGCTGGGTCATGTACGTGGTCTGACCATTCTGTCATGGTCGAGACACAAAGAGAGACCAAAGTGCAGGATGAACAAGATATTTATTGAGTGAATTCGACACAGTCCAAAACAGACACAACAGTAATCCAGTCCACGGCGGGAACAAAGCGTCCGCCAAAACGACAGCGTCCGAGAACAATGTCCCACTACCTCCGCAGAAAAGGGAGAGCGTGGAGGGTAGACAGCGGGAGGGTCCTCACGCCCCGCAAGGCACGAAGAGAGAGGGTCTGTAAGTGAGCGGAGCCGTCCAAAGTCCGCGTGCGGTGTGTCTGCAAGGGTAGGCGAGAGCAGTCCGGGACGCCGGAGGGAACTGGAGAGGAGTAGCAAAACAGAGGTAACGAGACAAGGAAACGAGGACCACACGGAGACACAAGTCTCTGACTAAGACAAGGCAACCAGGGAAAACAAGGTTTAGGCAAAATCAATAGGCTAGACACACTAGACCTAGGGCAGTCTGCACAGGCAATATACATGCAATGGTCAGACATCAGACGAGGAACACTGAGGGAATATAAagggaaacataacgaggaGAGAATGGCTGGCAGGTGTGGGGTAATTACGGGAATGAACACTTAATGAGTGAAGTGTGAACAGGAGTGTAGGTGCGGgatggaaaatcaccagtgcagGGGAAAGCCTATGGAGACACGAGGGCGAGTGACGCAGACACTGAGCACGCGGTCAGCCGGCGACTTcccacgtgctcgacaaaacaaaacaacccaTGTGCAGATAATGCCACAACCAGACCAGGACCGTGACAGTTTCtaaatatgtgcaatcccctgggatcgaacccacaacactgccgttgctagcgccatgctctaaccactgagctacaggaaagctgtttaATACTTATAGTACATTTttagtagggatgcaccaatatgtacattttgacCGAAAACAATAactgataattctttaacattggaagccgataaacGATATACTGACCGATATACAGtaactaaatattaatatatttttctgagcctgaaagaaaagacaaaaagtggacaactgcttttattttaaaacattgtaaaatcatGAAAATTTTATCTGTGAACAACGTGCACCTGAAGTGGTTCAAGCAGAGGAAATGATTGGTAATAGATTAGATGCACTAGAAATAAGTCCTACCAACAAGAGCATTCCAGGACAAATACCTCACTTGAGATTAAACATCTGAACAACGTGGTAAGCATGGTATGAgaggaataattgactccggtccatTGAATTCTAAGAAAATAATGCATAAAGAAACAATGCTTCTGGAATTGTAATCATCATTTTCTTTTGTAGCACTATGCACCTCTCCTGGCTGTGTTCAGTACTCAGGGCCAATCGGAGCTGGTCTTACTGCTCAAGATTCAGGAATACTGTTATGACAACATCCACTTTATGAAATCCTTCTCCAAAATAGTGATGCTCTTCTACAAAGGTTTCTATAGACCACATGTCCTACCTGTTCAGTATTTTTAGTGATATATTGTAGACGTACAGATAAGATGTGTGGTGACTGACGTGTTCCCACAGCGGATGTCCTTAGtgaagaagctattttgaaatGGTACAAAGATGCCCATGCTGCCAAAGGAAAAAGTGTATTTCTGGAGCAAATGAAGAAATTTGTGGAGTGGCTTCAGAATGCGGAGGAAGGTGAGGAATTTTGCAGCTGATAGCCTGCAGCTTCAATACCCATGACAACTGTAGTTAGCAGAACTTAAATTTGCTCTGATTATCTGATTTAGATCTCATTATAGCGCTGACACAAAGAACAGTCTCTGCCATTCAAAATGTAAAtctcattacctttattttaatTCTCTCCTACAGAGTCTGAGTCAGAGGGGGAAGAAGACTAAAAATCTTGTGGATTCTGAAGATTTTAGTGGTTTTACACTGTCAAGTGTCTGTTGCAAGCTTTtagtgcatatactgtatactgtgctGTAGGCTCCATGTCGTTTTATTTGTGTCCAGAGAGACATTACAGACACTGAGGCAAAATCCAGGGAAAAGCTTCTGAGCTCTATGATATGAGTGCAGGGGGCTAAATATAGTCAGACTTTAATAAGAAACACTTTAACATGAATTTTATACTAATGATGATCAGGCACTGTGATGACACTTCAGATTCCTGCAGATTTTCATTCGTTCAAACTCATGTGTGTCGTATGGGACTGCTTTTAATCTTTTTATGAATAAAAGGTGTTTTCtatgtattctattgcaataACATGCCTGTTTAATGTCTGACAAACCTTTTACACACACTCAATTGAGTATTAACACACACTTATTTTGTATTCAGCTGTCACTTGATACCATTCACTGTATGTTATTAagacagctgcggaaaaaacaTGAGACCAGCACTCcaactttttattacaaatcagcatttctaaatgtattgtggccattctaaTCCAGTGTCTGttacattttaacaaaatcaaacctcaggagtgagataaagtcattcaacagcaatgtgaaaaagactgacagcacgacaagacacatgaaaactaataagaatccaggttatcacatcaaaaaatattattttaacttttcctaaatacatgtagaaatattactgtcatgttccttaaaagtgaatacgaacatgttttctttgcagtatttgaggtctgaaaaaatacagagcatcttttctgttattttgacttatttctccagttttcattttatgcaaataaaaaacaacctttttatttgaaatttggtaaaaatatagcagttcacagaataaaacaaacgaTCAATTTACTTTAACACATATCTCTAAAATCGTCTCTTAATtatttctgcggctgtatattaAAACTTTATAGTTATGAAAAGTGTGGTAAAATTGTTAAGTATGCCATAGTAGAGTTTCAATTTcctgtttaactgaaaaattGGTAGATCTGTAATAAGTCATAACTCCCAAAACATTAATGTGATCACAATATCCAAGTGTTTAAAGTTCCTGAATTCGTCTAACAATTCTAAATTAATAGTTCACCATATACCAAATACGATTTGTAAGATCTTTAACTTTGTTACATTGTTTTCATGATGTTAAGCACAATGTTTAACTCTCACATTCTCGTTACTCTAAAGTATGTGGATGTTTAACTTGTGAGTACATTTTCagaccaaacaaagaaaacatctTTTTGGGGGGTCAATGGattattgtcattttcattGTACTTTTACTAAATTGTgacacaaaatgatcatttaaacaaattaaaacctatttttgcaattttttgtCTTGCTATTTGCGCTGTGCCGTTAGCACGGGTGTGTGGAACTGTTATACGCGGCATTGTATGGTCTAAAAATTGTATTGTGAAGCATTACACAGTCCGTTATTTCCCATTATCCTCAcatcttttttctcttttcaaaTCATTCCTTTGAATTTCTCACAACTGTAACAatgtattaaaactattaaaatattgtttaaacatTGACGTCTTTAATTATAGGCAGTATGACAAACACGTCCACGATGGGACTTTTAGGGCATAACAACAGTGAgaattattataaatacaataatatttataCAGTGACACTGACACAAAGAAATACAATAACGCTACGGTAAtggtcataaaataaaattttgcatttgtaataaaatgaagtctatgttagtaaatgtttttcatttatgtataaAGTGAGTGATGTCTACTACTATCATAACAGGTGAAACATTTACCTACAGTGTAGACGTGTTCTTCTTGTCAGTAGAGGGCAGTACAGTATTGTTAGTGTGACGCATACCGTCGCGCAGAAGAAGCCGCTCTTCCCCTCCTCGCTTTCCATTGGCGGCGCGTGCTCTGCTACTCTGTCGGAGTTGGCGCGAACGTGCACGCTGGCGCGAGACAAAGAGCATCTCGCACCCCCGTGGAAACTACACCGGCGGTAAATTGTTTATCGGTTCAGTCTACGCGTGGTAGCTGTTCTTCGTGCGGTTATGGCTGATAAAGAAGGTAAGTAATGTTTTAACGGCATCAGTTTTGCTGCGGAATCCAACTAAATATAGCCGGTAGCGGTTGCTGAGGTGTTTGTTAGCTTGTTGTAGTGTCTGTTCATTCAGCGCAGGCCGAATCCCGCCATAACGACACAACATTGCTACactaatagttttatttttcagcatTTTGTTGACTTTTTAGAAGTTGCCAAATAATTACAATGCGACTAAAATTGCAACTTATAGTTATGCGAACTTGCTAGGAAATAATTAGGCTGTTTAGTTGAATTGGCGGAGAATTAACGTTAGCTGCGGCTAGTTTGTTTGGCTTTTAAGTTGGAGGTGTGTATGAATTCAGTGATGTATCGGCATATCCAATGTAATGTTTGTTATTGTGTTAGATCTGTTTGTACATGTTACTAATACTAAATGGATGTGTAACATTTATGTCTTAACTATACGTACTCATGTTCCTGATAGTTCAGATAACATTGGGCACCGATGAATACATCATCTTCCTGTTATAATGCATGTGCACTAATAAATGGTGATTTCAAATAATCTCACAACAACAGGATTAAACGGGACTGCTGTAGTAGATAGATAAACTTTGTTGTAGACGATTTGACAGATGACCTCATGTTCTCCGCCCCCATGTGTTACAGCTGCATTTGATGACGCGGTGGAGGAGAGGGTGATAAATGAAGAATATAAAATATGGAAGAAAAACACTCCGTTTCTGTACGATCTGGTGATGACCCATGCCCTGGAGTGGCCCAGTCTAACTGCCCAGTGGTTGCCAGATGTCACCAGGTACGCTATTCACATCTGCTGTGCTGACTTTATCctcttgtttttattatttatttagtgtATTTTTTCTTATCTATGTGAGATGTGTTATAAGCATATTTCAACCCTTATTTATGATTTGCAGCTTATTCTCGTTTTTACCATTTCTGGAAAAGAAATTATGCTTTTTTTGTCACTGTTCTATATTTATGAAGCTGATGATCCCTCGTCCATACGTTGGTGCCCATTGTAGATAACCGATACACATTTGTCATCCATTTTACAGACCCGAAGGCAAGGAGTTTAGCGTGCACCGTCTTGTTCTTGGCACACATACCTCCGATGAACAGAACCACCTGGTTATTGCCAGCGTTCAGCTGCCCAACGATGATGCCCAGTTTGATGCCTCGCATTATGACAGTGAAAAAGGTGGTGAGTAGTTCCTAAAACGTCTCCTTATGTATACATTGGAGCATATACATGATGTTTATGAATGCCTCTTTTTCAGAATTTGGTGGTTTTGGCTCAGTGAGTGGCAAGATAGAGATCGAGATTAAGATTAATCATGAGGGAGAGGTGAACAGGGCTCGCTACATGCCACAGAATCCCTGCATCATTGCCACCAAGACCCCCACTAGTGATGTGCTGGTCTTTGACTACACCAAGCACCCCTCCAAACCTGGTACGTGCAAatgttttattcttattttgttCCTCTTTACAACATATATCTGTTGGGTAAAAGTGGTTATGGGGGAATTTACAAAGCCCCTCCAAGCTTCTCGTCAAATGATGCTTTTAAGAAGTATTAACAACCCCTTTTCCCCTGTAGACCCCTCTGGAGAATGCACTCCTGACCTGCGTCTGAGGGGGCATCAAAAAGAAGGTTATGGTCTGTCCTGGAACCCCAACCTGAGTGGCTGTCTGCTGAGTGCATCTGATGATCATGtgagacatttcattttttgttgatttggtTTTATAAGTCCATTTAAGATGAAGTGCCAAGCCCTTATGCAATTCAGTGTTTCATTTATGGGTTTTACTTGAAATGTAGATCAttttatcttttgtttttatttgttgctctttatgttctgcagacaaTCTGTCTATGGGACATCAGCACGGTACCAAAAGAGGGAAAGATAGTGGACGCTAAGACGATTTTCACTGGTCACACTGCTGTAGTAGAGGACGTTTCTTGGCATCTGCTTCACGAGTCACTGTTTGGCTCAGTGGCTGATGATCAGAAGCTCATGATGTGAGTACTAATTCTTCATTCTATATCCCCTTCCTCATGTCATGATATTCACACGTGAGCAGTTATTAAATCTACATTGTCTGTTTCTTTAGCTGGGACACACGGTCCAATAACACATCCAAACCCAGTCACGCAGTGGATGCACACACTGCAGAGGTCAACTGCTTGTCCTTCAACCCTTACAGCGAGTTCATCCTGGCCACTGGTTCTGCTGACAAAGTAAGAACTAAATTTAAACATGGGTTTATTTTTGCACCTATGAGCATTTGTTAAATATGGTTGTCTATTTACAACGTTTGGCTCAAGAGTTGTCCTTCTACTTCTGTCACAGACTGTTGCATTGTGGGACCTGCGAAACCTCAAGCTGAAACTTCACTCTTTTGAGTCGCACAAAGATGAAATCTTCCAGGTATTGACTTGCCGCTTgtcattattaaaaaacaattgttGAACCTGCAATTTTAAGACTTGATGAAATTCTCTGAATGCGCCAACAGGTTCAGTGGTCACCCCATAATGAGACCATCCTGGCCTCTAGCGGAACAGACAGACGGCTCAATGTCTGGGACCTCAGGTGGGTCATATAATTTTGATTTTTACTCCGTTTGTGCAATTATAAAAGTTGTAAGttaaaaagcattcattttttaacaGTAAAATTGGTGAGGAACAGTCACCAGAAGACGCAGAGGATGGTCCTCCGGAGCTATTGGTTAGTATTGATCagtttatcattttttgtgcaTAGTCATAGCGCACAGTGGGTAACCATTATTTAGACTTGTTGAATGTATTCTGAATTTATCTAAATGCAATTATACTTTATTCTTTAGTTTATCCATGGGGGCCATACAGCTAAGATTTCAGACTTCTCTTGGAATCCAAATGAACCATGGGTGATTTGCTCGGTGTCGGAAGACAATATCATGCAAGTCTGGCAAATGGTGAGGACTTATATTAGCAATGACTTGACATTGGCTCAGCCATCTTTAATCCTCTTTGATAAAGTGTTTGCCATGTGTTAATGTGGATTTAGTTATGTCAAAAGTCCAAGTGGTTGTTaaattttgtttgcattttgtCTAGGCTGAGAACATTTACAATGATGAAGATCCAGAGGGGGCAGCAGACACTGAAGTCCAGGgataaaaacaaaaccacacactTCATACGAGCACTCAGCATAAAACAGAACTCTTCTCAAAAGTGGAGAACTTAGGTGCTCTACCCCACGTAACGGAATATTTGACTATATCCCCATCAAACATTTTCTACTATGTTAATAGAGTATTTTTCTAAGAAATCTCTCATCGGCATTGACCAGAATGTGAGACGCCATTACCTTTCTCATCTTACTTGACCAGTGTCTCATTATGATGTCATTGCCGTTTAAGTATACTGAAAgtattacttaaaaatattaaaagggGATACTGATGTCTAGTATATTGTTGTGACCTGAGTGCAGTGGTACATTTGATGTTCGGTAGTTTTTTCAAACTTGTTCTGCAAGTGCAATGTCCCCCCCAttacacattcatttatttacgtGGCTAGATACATCGATAACTTAAGCtcttctgtaattttactttgTGCTCACATAATGGTCAGGTGATATGTTTAATGTCTTTTTAATATTGTGATTTTCAATGTCTTTCTCCTGTATGTCCATACTGTTGTACAgatgaataaactgttttgtTGATAAACATTCAAGTCCTATTTATTTCTtaatgaaatgtattcatatccACGTCTTGGGATTTTGTTAGGAAATTTATTACGTTTTTTGTCGCTACAGTGGCATAAAATCCTTTTAAATTCCATGTACGGATGTTGCGTGGACGCACTCAGAGTTCACAACAACTCTTGAAAGGTcgcatgtttttgtattttactgAAAGAAAACTAAAAGGTTATTGTAAAAAAGTTTAGTAAtggtacagaaatattatttaaatgtagatcaGATATAAACAGGTAAATTCTCTTTAAAACTGTTTTCTGACATGTTTTGACTTGAGGGTTAGGCAGGCCAACAGAAGTTTAGTCTACATACACAATTTTTTTCCTCAAAACTGTATGAagccaaaacacacaacatgaaCTGTATTGTTGTAtagttgtttatttatatagttgtTGTCTTTTGCTACAGCAGCAAAATTCATAAAATTATTCTTGCCACTCTTCAAagcttgtttaaaaaataacccAGAATACTTGTCACTTGGACTGAGTTTGTATCTGCAATCAGGTTCAGGTCACGTAAACAAAATGTCTAATTCATACATGTTTATATCAGAACTTATTAACCAAACGTATAAATCCAACAAAGTGCTTAATCCATCTTTCAATAGTCTTATACCCTTTCCCTCCAGTCATCACCTCATCAGTATGTTTAAAGAGCTCTCTAACAGTGCCCAAATATGTCCTTGTTTTTGCCCACCTCGCTTACTCATAAGAGAAAGCATTCGGTTCACAGGCACCACTGGatataaaagctttattttttcattttcattggcTGACACGCTTTACAACAACACGGCCATTATAAGAACACGAGTTGTGTAACTTCAGATAAAGATCTCTCTGCCATGCTTGGTCCTGGTATTCTTAGTGCTGTAGGcctgttttgattttattttctgctttgatGTTTGTTGACATACATACATGTCAGTTGTTTGTGGTTAATTTTAGGTGAAGGTTATTGGTGAAGCTTGTATTTAACTAGAAAACAAGATACCAGAAGcatttaatgtaataaatatgaatgcAGCATATGTCATTTAGGTATTTTCCACCCTCACAGTGTTCTCATTCTTGCAGACGCCCTCTATGCTCTCTCTGTAAAAtagcaaacataaaaatgagaaatatcagtagttgacaaataagcCGTACGTGTGTCCGATAGCAGATAGTGGAACagcaaaaaataagaaattaactaactgttaataatatatttttatattatttctaatataaaatagcataagagagctTTATCGTCATtgttagttttatttttctattttttcctgTCACACTATAGGACGtgcagtttatttgtcaactgcCCGTATGCAACATACCAAATTTCCATTGACAGCCATTGAAATAGTGTGATACACTCGCATATTTAgtgtttaatatacagttatcAATATAGATAAGCAAAAAACTATTGAAAAACTTCTATACTTGCCTGTAGAAGAGCATTTGTTTGGCCATGCTGTTCTTCAGCATCTCCAATTCTTCTGTCTTCTTCATCTGGATTTGAAGCTCAGTTTTTAGCTCTCTGCTATTTTCCTCGAGGTGGTCAATTGTCTCCTGAATACAGAACTCCAAACCTTC is part of the Triplophysa rosa linkage group LG16, Trosa_1v2, whole genome shotgun sequence genome and harbors:
- the rbbp4 gene encoding histone-binding protein RBBP4 isoform X2, whose protein sequence is MADKEAAFDDAVEERVINEEYKIWKKNTPFLYDLVMTHALEWPSLTAQWLPDVTRPEGKEFSVHRLVLGTHTSDEQNHLVIASVQLPNDDAQFDASHYDSEKEFGGFGSVSGKIEIEIKINHEGEVNRARYMPQNPCIIATKTPTSDVLVFDYTKHPSKPDPSGECTPDLRLRGHQKEGYGLSWNPNLSGCLLSASDDHTICLWDISTVPKEGKIVDAKTIFTGHTAVVEDVSWHLLHESLFGSVADDQKLMIWDTRSNNTSKPSHAVDAHTAEVNCLSFNPYSEFILATGSADKTVALWDLRNLKLKLHSFESHKDEIFQVQWSPHNETILASSGTDRRLNVWDLSKIGEEQSPEDAEDGPPELLFIHGGHTAKISDFSWNPNEPWVICSVSEDNIMQVWQMAENIYNDEDPEGAADTEVQG
- the rbbp4 gene encoding histone-binding protein RBBP4 isoform X1, with the protein product MADKEAAFDDAVEERVINEEYKIWKKNTPFLYDLVMTHALEWPSLTAQWLPDVTRPEGKEFSVHRLVLGTHTSDEQNHLVIASVQLPNDDAQFDASHYDSEKGEFGGFGSVSGKIEIEIKINHEGEVNRARYMPQNPCIIATKTPTSDVLVFDYTKHPSKPDPSGECTPDLRLRGHQKEGYGLSWNPNLSGCLLSASDDHTICLWDISTVPKEGKIVDAKTIFTGHTAVVEDVSWHLLHESLFGSVADDQKLMIWDTRSNNTSKPSHAVDAHTAEVNCLSFNPYSEFILATGSADKTVALWDLRNLKLKLHSFESHKDEIFQVQWSPHNETILASSGTDRRLNVWDLSKIGEEQSPEDAEDGPPELLFIHGGHTAKISDFSWNPNEPWVICSVSEDNIMQVWQMAENIYNDEDPEGAADTEVQG